The following proteins are co-located in the Halarcobacter sp. genome:
- a CDS encoding TOTE conflict system archaeo-eukaryotic primase domain-containing protein: protein MAQKIHERLEELYSQKQFIEKEIAKLENELKNSSRANLNIKLSKSDKINLFESLFVNRNDIYAKKWISKDGLKQSFYPVTQTFKGRDFLPLTHKDLEAHLRGQVQIASYVIDKENKVKFVVLEILSSDIAKLLNSFSLLKANFLFEYSSYNSVFVWLFFETKISAKDSRKFAQYILRKANINAKIYPNKDFSTFASLEEPLELPLHLKFRDNNTTVFFNPIDKTIYKNQWTILQNIKKISSNTIEKYINFETVTNSSFILEDIQIPPFKLDLKLYDFVYIPTKDLSKSFINKLKSFATFDNPQIKILLKLRKPLFNTPKVIKNFEEDEVYLKLPRGLIYKIEEFFNEYNVDYEIDNKTYLEKIETKKVKFDLRDEQEEAIDSILKKDFSICVAPPGFGKTLIGAKMFEQRACTTLIIVNKNMLLSQWIDRFVEYFGYEKKDIGFLGKSKNKLNGQIDVATMQSLKNTPDVINNYSFVIVDECHHIPAVTFEQIVKNFFGRYILGLSATPNRKDGLEPILFQQLGNLAYEYKNKKSVKNHLKVIKTEFTSTCDTYAELINEISRDEKRNNLIIEQIVLNKKRKILLLTDRIEHINILEEKLLNIDFDFVSIHGSLSKKEQEEKMKLVEEKNLILATTSYFGEGIDFPHLNTIIFATPISYFGRLVQYLGRIGRGNQECLAIDLLDYKNAMLNSAYKKRIPGYKQMHYI, encoded by the coding sequence ATGGCCCAAAAAATTCATGAACGTCTAGAAGAGCTTTATTCTCAAAAGCAATTTATTGAAAAAGAGATTGCAAAACTTGAGAATGAGTTAAAAAATAGTTCAAGAGCAAATTTAAATATAAAACTTTCAAAAAGTGATAAAATCAATCTGTTTGAAAGTTTATTTGTAAATAGAAATGATATTTATGCAAAAAAATGGATAAGTAAAGATGGTTTAAAACAAAGCTTTTATCCGGTAACTCAAACTTTTAAAGGTAGAGATTTTCTTCCTTTGACTCACAAAGATTTAGAAGCACACTTAAGAGGTCAGGTTCAAATTGCTTCATATGTAATAGATAAAGAGAATAAAGTAAAATTTGTTGTATTAGAGATTCTTTCTTCTGATATAGCTAAACTTTTAAATAGTTTTTCTCTTTTAAAAGCCAATTTCTTATTTGAGTATAGCTCATATAATTCTGTTTTTGTTTGGTTGTTTTTTGAAACAAAAATAAGTGCGAAAGATTCAAGAAAATTTGCGCAATATATACTTAGAAAAGCAAATATAAATGCTAAAATATATCCAAATAAAGATTTTTCAACATTTGCTTCTTTGGAAGAACCTTTGGAATTACCTTTACATTTAAAATTTAGAGATAATAATACAACTGTATTTTTTAATCCAATTGATAAAACTATTTATAAAAATCAATGGACAATTTTACAAAATATTAAGAAAATATCTTCAAATACTATAGAAAAGTATATAAACTTTGAAACTGTAACAAACTCTTCGTTTATTTTAGAAGATATACAAATACCACCTTTTAAATTAGATTTAAAACTATATGATTTTGTTTATATCCCAACAAAAGATTTGTCAAAAAGTTTTATTAATAAATTAAAAAGTTTTGCTACTTTTGATAATCCTCAAATAAAAATATTATTGAAATTAAGAAAACCTTTATTTAATACACCAAAAGTGATAAAAAACTTTGAAGAAGATGAAGTTTATTTAAAACTTCCAAGGGGATTAATATATAAAATTGAAGAGTTTTTTAATGAATATAATGTAGATTATGAGATAGATAATAAAACTTACTTAGAAAAGATAGAAACAAAGAAAGTAAAATTTGATTTAAGAGATGAGCAAGAAGAAGCAATTGATTCTATATTAAAAAAAGATTTTTCAATATGTGTTGCTCCTCCAGGATTTGGAAAAACTTTAATAGGTGCTAAAATGTTTGAACAAAGAGCTTGTACAACATTGATAATAGTAAATAAAAATATGCTTTTGTCTCAATGGATTGATAGATTTGTAGAGTATTTTGGATATGAAAAAAAAGATATTGGATTTTTAGGAAAAAGTAAAAATAAATTAAATGGACAAATAGATGTAGCAACAATGCAAAGTTTAAAAAATACTCCTGATGTTATCAACAATTATTCTTTTGTGATAGTTGATGAGTGTCATCATATACCAGCAGTTACCTTTGAACAAATTGTTAAAAACTTTTTTGGAAGATATATTTTAGGACTTAGTGCAACTCCAAATAGAAAAGATGGTTTAGAGCCAATATTGTTTCAACAATTAGGAAATTTAGCCTATGAATATAAGAATAAAAAATCTGTAAAAAATCATTTAAAAGTGATTAAAACAGAATTTACTAGTACATGTGATACATATGCAGAGTTAATAAATGAGATATCAAGAGATGAAAAGAGAAATAATCTAATAATAGAACAAATCGTTTTAAATAAAAAAAGAAAAATTTTACTTTTAACTGATAGAATAGAGCATATAAATATTTTAGAAGAGAAACTTCTTAATATAGATTTTGATTTTGTTTCGATTCATGGAAGTCTTAGTAAAAAAGAGCAAGAAGAAAAGATGAAGTTAGTTGAAGAAAAAAATCTTATTTTAGCTACTACATCATATTTTGGAGAAGGGATAGATTTTCCCCATTTAAATACCATTATTTTTGCAACACCAATATCATATTTTGGTAGGCTAGTTCAATATTTAGGTAGAATTGGAAGAGGCAATCAAGAGTGTTTAGCTATTGATTTATTAGATTATAAAAATGCAATGCTTAATTCAGCATATAAAAAACGTATCCCTGGATATAAGCAGATGCACTATATTTAG
- a CDS encoding cation:proton antiporter, translating to MLGIIVWTLFIAIIVNIILKKVHLPTIIGYIVTGTIIAYVFDLHNAVNNHDLKEIAEFGVVFLMFTIGLEFSIEHLKKMKKEVFFTGSLQILVTTSFVVFLCMVILGFDFKTSLVIGAALSLSSTAIVLKTYNETNEIKKRHGQRVLGILIMQDIAVIPILLMISFFTSGDEQDVVRLIFNTTVAAFILIALLYVVGKYLLEPFFEHVTKAESDELFVASVLLIAIGASFLAHHFGFTYSLGAFVAGMMISETKFKHQVEADLTPFRNLLLGVFFITVGMQINFSVIADNILIILILLPVLLLLKYAIIYLIVRIDDTKRVAFKTALSLVQIGEFSLAILELARSSSLLDPTYSQILIVTIVISMILTPIVLKNMSGLASKLVPDDTLTITNTYNIDKDTKGHIVVIGYGHLGQEIASNLRLDGHEYVIVEHNLKYFEMGYLDDEPIIFGNAAHKHILESVNIKQACAVIVAIDNPEKVHLVCEVINDLTQSTKTIVKVTRFSEKKELENLHLEHIIVEDDIVARALVEETKECKLDLIEDQIIKR from the coding sequence ATGTTAGGAATTATAGTTTGGACACTATTTATTGCAATAATAGTTAATATAATATTAAAAAAAGTTCATTTACCTACAATTATAGGATATATTGTTACAGGTACAATTATTGCTTATGTATTTGATTTACATAATGCAGTAAATAATCACGATTTAAAAGAGATTGCAGAGTTTGGTGTTGTATTTCTAATGTTTACTATTGGTTTAGAGTTTTCAATTGAACACTTAAAAAAGATGAAAAAAGAGGTGTTCTTTACAGGGAGTTTACAAATACTTGTAACAACCTCATTTGTTGTATTTTTATGTATGGTTATTTTAGGTTTTGATTTTAAAACTTCACTTGTAATAGGTGCTGCTTTATCTTTATCTTCAACAGCAATTGTATTAAAAACATATAATGAAACTAATGAGATAAAAAAGAGACATGGTCAAAGAGTTTTAGGGATTTTAATTATGCAAGATATTGCAGTAATCCCTATCTTACTTATGATATCTTTCTTTACCTCAGGAGATGAACAAGATGTAGTTAGACTTATTTTTAATACTACTGTTGCCGCATTTATATTAATAGCACTTTTATATGTAGTGGGGAAATATCTTCTTGAACCATTTTTTGAACATGTAACAAAAGCAGAATCAGATGAACTTTTTGTTGCTTCTGTACTACTTATAGCTATTGGTGCTTCATTTTTAGCCCATCATTTTGGATTTACTTACTCATTAGGGGCTTTTGTAGCAGGTATGATGATTAGTGAAACAAAATTTAAACATCAGGTTGAAGCTGACCTTACACCTTTTAGAAACTTACTTTTAGGGGTTTTCTTTATAACAGTTGGGATGCAAATCAATTTTTCTGTAATAGCAGATAATATATTAATCATCTTAATACTACTTCCTGTTTTATTATTATTAAAATATGCAATTATTTATCTTATTGTTAGAATTGATGATACAAAAAGAGTAGCTTTTAAAACTGCTTTATCATTAGTTCAAATTGGAGAGTTTTCTTTAGCTATTTTAGAATTGGCAAGAAGTTCAAGTTTATTGGATCCAACTTATTCACAAATTTTAATAGTAACAATTGTAATCTCAATGATATTAACGCCAATTGTTCTAAAAAATATGTCTGGTTTAGCATCTAAATTAGTACCAGATGATACTCTAACTATTACAAATACATATAATATAGATAAAGATACAAAAGGTCATATTGTTGTTATTGGTTATGGACATTTAGGGCAAGAGATAGCAAGTAATTTAAGACTTGATGGACATGAATATGTAATTGTTGAACACAATCTTAAATATTTTGAAATGGGATATTTAGATGATGAACCAATTATATTTGGTAATGCTGCCCATAAACATATCTTGGAATCAGTAAATATCAAACAAGCATGTGCAGTTATTGTCGCAATTGATAACCCAGAAAAAGTACATTTAGTGTGTGAAGTAATAAATGATTTGACTCAAAGTACAAAAACAATTGTAAAAGTTACAAGATTTAGTGAGAAAAAAGAGCTTGAAAACTTACATTTAGAACATATAATTGTTGAAGATGATATTGTAGCAAGAGCACTTGTTGAAGAAACAAAAGAGTGTAAATTAGATTTAATTGAGGATCAAATAATAAAAAGATAA
- a CDS encoding lysophospholipid acyltransferase family protein — protein MIDVQKEIEKKFPKVAKKPNFLSKSLIKIAKKVIHENSINEFLEKNSHLKGFEFVDAVLDYFEFDYTVSSNDIQNIPASGKVVIIANHPLGALDALSLLKLISTVRTDVKIVANDFLIGIDALKTLFIPIDNYKMRQSKKDIQKVYEALNDESAIIIFPAGEVSRASANGVKDPSWNKGFINFAMNSNAPILPIFIGGKNSKSFYTMSLINKTFSTLLLSNEMFRKKSTNINIKIGEIIPNENIKPRGLDKKVVVSLYKKHVYALKKGKKSYFVTQKAIAHPQKKNDILKELKKSKLLGETSDGKKIYLYDYEDDSVVLKELGRLRELSFRKVGEGINQKRDTDKYDIYYQHIVLWDENDLEIVGSYRIGNGNFINENIGKKGFYSNTLFKYNPNFDPYLKDSIELGRSFVQPKYWGTRALDYLWYGIGAYLKAHPHIKYMFGPVSISGTFPSLAKDMMIYHYSHYFSSKKILIEAKLPYQYSCHTKDLKDVFSLDDKKKDFKTLKSTLNSMGVTVPTLFKQYSDICEEDGVKFLAFNVDPDFSNCVDGFILVEIEKIKNSARKRYIDKE, from the coding sequence ATGATAGATGTGCAAAAAGAGATTGAAAAAAAGTTTCCAAAGGTTGCAAAAAAACCTAACTTTTTAAGCAAATCCTTAATAAAGATTGCAAAAAAAGTAATTCATGAAAACTCAATAAATGAATTTTTAGAAAAAAATTCCCATTTAAAAGGGTTTGAGTTTGTTGATGCAGTATTAGACTACTTTGAGTTTGATTACACAGTTTCAAGTAATGATATACAAAATATACCAGCTAGTGGTAAAGTTGTTATTATTGCTAACCATCCATTAGGTGCATTGGATGCCCTTTCACTTTTAAAACTTATAAGTACAGTTAGAACTGATGTTAAGATTGTTGCCAATGATTTTCTTATTGGAATAGATGCTTTAAAAACTCTTTTTATACCAATTGATAACTATAAAATGAGACAATCAAAAAAAGATATTCAAAAAGTTTATGAAGCACTAAATGATGAGAGTGCAATTATAATCTTTCCAGCAGGAGAAGTTAGTCGAGCAAGTGCAAATGGTGTTAAAGATCCTTCTTGGAATAAGGGATTTATTAACTTTGCAATGAATTCAAATGCCCCAATATTACCAATTTTTATTGGTGGTAAAAACTCTAAATCCTTTTATACTATGTCTTTGATTAATAAAACATTTTCAACTCTTTTATTATCAAATGAGATGTTTAGAAAGAAGTCAACAAATATTAATATAAAAATTGGGGAAATAATTCCAAATGAAAATATTAAACCAAGAGGTTTAGATAAGAAAGTTGTTGTAAGCCTTTATAAAAAACATGTTTATGCTTTAAAAAAAGGTAAAAAATCTTATTTTGTAACTCAAAAAGCGATAGCTCACCCACAAAAGAAAAATGATATTTTAAAAGAGTTAAAAAAGTCTAAACTTTTAGGAGAAACTTCTGATGGTAAAAAAATCTATCTTTATGATTATGAAGATGATTCTGTTGTATTAAAAGAGTTAGGAAGGCTAAGAGAACTAAGTTTTAGGAAAGTTGGTGAAGGTATAAATCAAAAAAGAGATACAGATAAATATGATATATATTATCAACATATAGTTCTTTGGGATGAAAATGATTTAGAAATTGTAGGCTCATATAGGATAGGTAATGGAAACTTTATAAATGAAAATATTGGTAAAAAAGGGTTTTATTCTAATACTTTATTTAAATATAATCCAAACTTTGATCCATATTTAAAAGACTCTATAGAATTGGGACGAAGTTTTGTTCAACCAAAATATTGGGGAACAAGAGCGCTAGATTATTTATGGTATGGAATAGGTGCTTATTTAAAGGCTCACCCACATATTAAATATATGTTTGGTCCAGTTTCAATATCTGGAACCTTTCCATCTCTTGCAAAAGATATGATGATATATCACTATAGCCATTACTTTTCAAGTAAAAAAATACTAATTGAAGCAAAGTTACCATATCAGTACTCTTGTCATACAAAAGATTTAAAAGATGTATTTTCTCTTGATGATAAAAAGAAAGATTTTAAAACTTTAAAATCAACTTTAAATAGTATGGGGGTAACTGTACCAACCCTTTTCAAACAATATTCAGATATATGTGAAGAGGATGGAGTTAAATTTTTAGCTTTTAATGTGGATCCAGATTTTTCAAATTGTGTTGATGGATTTATTTTAGTTGAAATAGAAAAGATAAAAAATAGTGCAAGAAAAAGATATATAGATAAAGAGTAA
- a CDS encoding DUF1007 family protein, whose product MKKVLLFIFTHLVAFAHPHYFLDTALEIKENVIKNHWKFDRLNSKILMFDYDKNKNKILDLNEKKEFLLANFYKLEDNNFNIFLANENEEIKVKPKNVDLIIDKKRLVIVFDIPYNLANENTFCTMDEKIYLAYKLEKLITNYDKEVQKSEYDFCIGVFK is encoded by the coding sequence ATGAAAAAAGTTTTATTATTTATTTTTACCCATCTTGTTGCTTTTGCTCATCCTCACTATTTTTTAGATACAGCTTTAGAAATTAAAGAAAATGTAATAAAAAACCATTGGAAATTTGATAGATTAAATTCCAAGATTTTAATGTTTGATTATGATAAAAACAAAAATAAAATATTGGATTTAAATGAGAAAAAAGAGTTTTTATTGGCAAATTTTTATAAATTAGAAGATAACAATTTTAACATTTTTTTAGCTAATGAAAATGAAGAGATAAAAGTTAAACCTAAGAATGTTGATTTAATAATTGATAAAAAACGTTTAGTTATAGTTTTTGATATCCCTTATAACTTAGCAAATGAAAACACATTTTGCACAATGGATGAAAAAATCTATCTTGCTTATAAGTTAGAAAAGTTGATAACGAACTATGATAAAGAAGTTCAAAAAAGTGAATATGATTTTTGTATAGGAGTTTTTAAATGA
- a CDS encoding choice-of-anchor I family protein produces MKKSHLSLSACAILAAFTFVGCGSSGDSGAYFATSNTGALQLNPLLANVEYTCGTHSGLTDSNGEYKYSTGDTCAFTIGGVTLKGTPNSNLTIEALAEQNDGVDETALTSYIIAVMSEKTGIDYDINNLPDNFELPQNVSGDTNNPVNFKSIESLMESISDSDIKNRVNKIKYKVSNRFAKRVSLSFEEIAVPTTDETKLTQQASKKAFVNGKEQSIGYSTLVSTGYNDNNEILGKSKDYLDNDIKFSDGSNYICNGTNGGAGSGMDFTSLHNVDGKLYVISQFECALGSYYMLEVEQDETTGALSPKKNTLQFISQKDDFGGWVHCAGQRTPWNSHLSSEEYEPDTRAVEANIDSQTGLVGDSYYDSVASKFWGNTSQMSSYYYGWTPEIKIKNGQAEYSKHYSMGRFSHELSYVMPDSKTVYMSDDGTNVGFFMFVADTAEDLTSGTLYAAKWNQTSANGADAGAADLSWISLGHATDSQIKAILDPDNDITTNDAPKFSDIFNVSSPSNGTCSSNFTLIKANGSTEECLQLKEGMELAASRLETRRYAAMLGATTEFRKEEGITFDKNSGRLYVSMSEVRKGMLDNDSSYDSSSINHIRVKENKCGAVYALDVDVNSVKDTNNTVINSSYVVKNMYSILEGTYLDGTPLAYASDSAYAGNRCDVNGIASPDNVTFLEDSNTLMIGEDTSHHKNNVVWAYNTKTKELTRTFTTPLGAETTSPFWYPELKNGFGYLGVVTQHPSKESTDGGESAFGYVGPFKNLTEKVDTTDALSSIEKIATYSTQTEAAAEIVAFDKDSNKAFVTNGATNAIDVLSVTYNSETKTTSMEKASSIDLSSYGAGVQSVAVSNGKIAVAVGSESKATVKGSVVVFDIVGTHLKTIEAGYLPDMVTFNEDGTKILVANEGEPNSTYENDPIGSIGIIDVADNYAYTDITFSNVTIPDEVIIKDSAEAAQDIEPEYITVSGNKAYVTLQENNAIAIVDIEKKSIDSVVSLGFKDYSLEKNAIDIEEEGQALLKTYDSLYGMYMPDSIASYKIGSKTYLVTANEGDGREYGDENDDTYYTNEKKIKKLDLVDSLVSVYADENDLKVHSELGKNSEGKYEKLYAFGARSFSIWNQEGTLVFDSANELSKLTSKFMPELFNQDDGEIDGRSGNKGVEPEALAVGELKDRTYAFVGLERQNAIVVYDISTPEKAKFVKYIITEKDGDISPEGMKFVSKENSPTGSALLFVSYEMSGSTSIYEIK; encoded by the coding sequence ATGAAAAAATCTCATTTGAGTCTAAGTGCTTGCGCAATATTGGCAGCATTTACATTTGTAGGTTGTGGTTCATCAGGTGATTCTGGTGCATACTTCGCTACATCAAATACAGGTGCTTTACAACTTAATCCACTTCTTGCTAATGTTGAGTATACATGTGGTACACATTCAGGACTAACAGATAGTAATGGTGAATATAAATATTCAACAGGGGATACTTGTGCTTTTACTATAGGTGGGGTAACTTTAAAAGGGACTCCTAATTCAAATTTAACAATTGAAGCTTTAGCTGAACAAAATGATGGAGTTGATGAAACAGCTTTAACATCATATATTATTGCAGTTATGTCAGAAAAAACTGGTATTGATTATGATATAAATAATTTACCTGACAATTTTGAATTACCACAAAATGTTAGTGGTGATACAAATAATCCAGTAAATTTTAAATCTATTGAAAGTTTAATGGAAAGTATTAGTGATTCAGATATAAAAAATAGAGTAAATAAGATTAAATATAAAGTTTCTAATAGATTTGCAAAAAGAGTATCTTTATCTTTTGAGGAAATAGCTGTTCCAACTACAGATGAAACTAAGCTTACTCAACAAGCTTCTAAAAAAGCTTTTGTAAATGGGAAAGAACAATCTATTGGATATTCTACATTAGTTAGTACAGGTTATAATGATAACAATGAAATATTAGGAAAATCTAAAGACTACTTAGATAATGATATAAAATTTAGTGATGGTAGTAATTATATCTGTAATGGTACAAATGGTGGAGCTGGTTCAGGTATGGATTTTACTTCACTACATAATGTTGATGGTAAATTATATGTAATATCACAATTTGAATGTGCTTTAGGTTCATATTATATGTTAGAGGTTGAACAAGATGAAACAACAGGTGCTTTAAGTCCTAAAAAAAATACCTTACAATTTATCTCACAAAAAGATGATTTTGGTGGTTGGGTACATTGTGCAGGACAAAGAACACCTTGGAATTCACATCTAAGTTCAGAAGAATATGAACCTGATACTAGAGCAGTAGAAGCTAACATTGATTCTCAAACTGGTTTAGTTGGTGATAGCTATTATGATAGTGTTGCATCAAAATTCTGGGGAAATACTTCACAAATGTCTTCATATTATTATGGATGGACACCTGAAATTAAAATCAAAAATGGACAAGCTGAATATTCTAAACATTATTCAATGGGTAGATTTTCTCATGAATTATCTTATGTAATGCCAGATAGTAAAACTGTATATATGAGTGATGATGGTACAAATGTAGGTTTCTTTATGTTTGTAGCAGATACTGCTGAGGATTTAACTTCAGGTACTTTATATGCAGCAAAATGGAATCAAACTTCAGCAAATGGTGCAGATGCAGGTGCTGCAGATTTGTCATGGATTAGTTTAGGTCATGCAACTGACAGTCAGATTAAAGCAATCTTAGACCCTGATAATGATATTACAACAAATGATGCACCAAAATTTTCTGATATATTTAATGTTTCATCTCCTTCAAATGGAACTTGTTCTTCAAACTTTACTTTAATTAAAGCTAATGGTTCTACTGAAGAGTGTTTACAATTAAAAGAGGGTATGGAATTAGCAGCATCAAGATTAGAAACAAGAAGATATGCAGCGATGCTTGGAGCAACAACAGAATTTAGAAAAGAAGAGGGTATAACTTTTGATAAAAACTCTGGAAGACTTTATGTTTCAATGAGTGAAGTTAGAAAAGGTATGCTTGATAATGATAGTTCATATGACAGTTCATCAATTAATCATATTAGAGTAAAAGAGAATAAATGTGGTGCAGTTTATGCTTTAGATGTAGATGTTAATAGTGTAAAAGATACAAATAATACAGTAATAAACTCTTCATATGTTGTAAAAAATATGTACTCAATTCTTGAAGGTACTTATTTAGATGGTACCCCTTTAGCTTATGCTAGTGATTCAGCTTATGCAGGTAATAGATGTGATGTAAATGGTATCGCAAGTCCTGATAATGTTACATTTTTAGAAGATTCAAATACCTTAATGATTGGAGAAGATACTTCACATCATAAAAACAATGTTGTGTGGGCTTATAATACAAAAACAAAAGAGTTAACAAGAACTTTTACAACACCACTTGGTGCTGAAACAACTTCTCCTTTTTGGTATCCTGAACTTAAAAATGGATTTGGTTACTTAGGTGTAGTTACTCAACACCCAAGTAAAGAATCAACTGATGGTGGAGAATCAGCATTTGGATATGTTGGACCATTTAAAAATCTAACAGAAAAAGTTGATACTACTGATGCATTAAGTTCAATTGAAAAAATTGCTACTTATTCAACTCAAACAGAAGCAGCAGCGGAAATTGTTGCATTTGATAAAGATTCAAATAAAGCATTTGTAACAAATGGAGCAACTAATGCAATTGATGTATTATCAGTTACATATAATAGTGAGACAAAAACCACTTCAATGGAAAAAGCATCTTCTATAGATTTATCAAGTTATGGAGCAGGTGTTCAAAGTGTTGCAGTAAGTAATGGAAAAATTGCAGTTGCAGTTGGAAGTGAAAGTAAAGCTACTGTAAAAGGTTCAGTTGTAGTTTTTGATATAGTTGGAACACACCTTAAAACAATTGAAGCTGGATATTTACCAGATATGGTTACTTTCAATGAGGATGGAACTAAAATTTTAGTTGCAAATGAAGGTGAACCAAATAGTACATATGAAAATGATCCTATAGGGTCTATTGGTATTATTGATGTTGCTGATAACTATGCATATACTGATATAACATTCTCAAATGTTACTATCCCTGATGAGGTGATTATTAAAGATTCAGCTGAAGCTGCACAAGATATAGAACCTGAATATATTACAGTATCTGGAAACAAAGCTTATGTAACATTACAAGAAAACAATGCAATAGCTATTGTTGATATTGAAAAGAAATCAATTGATTCAGTTGTATCTTTAGGGTTTAAAGATTATTCTTTAGAAAAAAATGCAATTGATATTGAAGAAGAAGGTCAAGCATTATTAAAAACTTATGATTCATTATATGGTATGTATATGCCAGATTCAATCGCTTCTTATAAAATTGGTTCTAAAACTTATTTAGTAACTGCAAATGAGGGTGATGGTAGAGAATATGGAGATGAAAATGATGATACTTATTATACAAATGAGAAAAAAATCAAGAAATTAGATTTAGTAGATTCTTTAGTAAGTGTTTATGCTGATGAAAATGATTTAAAAGTTCATTCTGAATTAGGTAAAAATTCTGAAGGTAAATATGAAAAATTGTATGCATTTGGTGCTAGAAGTTTCTCAATTTGGAATCAAGAAGGTACTTTAGTTTTTGATAGTGCTAATGAATTATCAAAATTAACAAGTAAATTTATGCCTGAACTATTTAATCAAGATGATGGTGAAATAGATGGAAGAAGTGGAAATAAAGGTGTTGAACCTGAAGCACTAGCAGTTGGAGAATTAAAAGATAGAACTTATGCTTTTGTTGGCTTAGAAAGACAAAATGCAATAGTTGTATATGATATTTCAACTCCAGAAAAAGCTAAGTTTGTTAAATATATTATCACTGAAAAGGATGGTGACATCTCTCCTGAAGGTATGAAGTTTGTATCAAAAGAGAATAGTCCTACAGGAAGTGCATTACTATTTGTTTCTTATGAAATGAGTGGTTCTACTTCAATTTATGAAATTAAATAA